In 'Nostoc azollae' 0708, the following are encoded in one genomic region:
- the mazG gene encoding nucleoside triphosphate pyrophosphohydrolase, with translation MADNQTLVALQELIDVVAKLRSPEGGCPWDLAQTRESLTAYVIEEAYEVVDAIQTGDKRAIAEELGDLLLQVVLQAQIASEAGDFSLQQIAEGISQKLIRRHPHVFSDVTVANMEEVRQNWETIKAAEKGETPATQKLSDKLSRYRRSLPPLNAAMKISQKAASVGFEWNNVDEVWGKFHEELGEFQQALTEETPERQESELGDLLFAIIQVARWHNLDPSAGLQGTSQRFIQRLQKMEDVINRPLTEYSLEELDALWQQVKAQLAKD, from the coding sequence ATGGCAGATAATCAAACTTTGGTGGCTTTACAAGAATTAATTGATGTAGTGGCAAAATTGCGATCGCCTGAAGGTGGTTGTCCTTGGGATTTGGCACAAACGCGGGAAAGTCTGACGGCCTATGTGATTGAGGAGGCTTATGAGGTGGTTGATGCTATTCAAACAGGAGATAAAAGAGCGATCGCAGAAGAATTAGGTGATTTATTATTACAGGTAGTATTACAAGCACAAATTGCCAGTGAAGCCGGTGATTTTTCTTTGCAACAAATCGCTGAAGGTATTTCTCAAAAATTGATTCGTCGTCATCCTCATGTTTTTAGTGATGTGACAGTGGCAAATATGGAGGAGGTGCGTCAAAATTGGGAAACTATTAAAGCCGCAGAAAAAGGAGAAACACCAGCAACGCAAAAACTGAGTGATAAACTTAGTCGTTATCGGCGTAGTCTTCCACCTTTAAATGCAGCAATGAAGATTTCTCAAAAGGCTGCTAGTGTTGGGTTTGAGTGGAACAATGTTGATGAAGTTTGGGGAAAGTTTCACGAAGAATTAGGGGAATTTCAACAGGCTTTAACTGAGGAAACACCGGAAAGACAAGAATCAGAATTAGGTGATTTACTATTTGCAATTATTCAAGTTGCTAGATGGCATAATCTTGATCCGAGTGCAGGTTTGCAAGGTACGAGTCAGCGATTTATTCAACGATTACAAAAAATGGAAGATGTAATTAATCGCCCCCTGACAGAGTATAGCTTGGAAGAATTAGATGCACTTTGGCAACAGGTTAAAGCCCAACTGGCGAAAGATTAG
- a CDS encoding DUF29 domain-containing protein — MTNTLYHSHLQLWIEQTIQQLQNHEFESLDIEHLIEELVNLGKSEKNTLRSNLNIFLTHLLKFKIQHDVPDSMKGSWYSSVIEHRQRVLDNLADTPSLKSFLMEAVEKAYPDARQVAIKEGKLAKFGVRVSEDSEYPITCPFSIGQILNEDFYGL; from the coding sequence ATGACTAATACGCTATATCATAGCCATTTGCAATTATGGATTGAGCAAACGATTCAGCAGTTACAAAATCATGAATTTGAGTCGCTGGATATTGAGCATTTAATTGAGGAGTTAGTTAATTTGGGTAAATCCGAGAAGAATACCCTCAGAAGCAATCTGAACATTTTCTTGACTCACTTACTCAAGTTCAAGATTCAGCATGATGTACCCGATTCAATGAAGGGAAGTTGGTACAGTTCAGTTATTGAACATCGTCAACGGGTTCTCGACAATTTGGCCGATACCCCATCTCTAAAAAGTTTTTTGATGGAAGCTGTAGAAAAAGCCTATCCCGATGCCCGTCAAGTGGCAATTAAGGAGGGTAAACTAGCTAAATTTGGGGTTCGTGTATCGGAAGACAGTGAGTATCCTATAACTTGTCCTTTTTCCATTGGACAAATTCTGAATGAGGATTTCTATGGGCTATAA
- the acs gene encoding acetate--CoA ligase produces MFQPTIESILQENRLFHPSSNFSQQANIKSLEEYQRIYDQAKADPQAFWAKLAETELDWFQKWDIVLDWQPPFAKWFVGGKINISYNCLDRHLTTWRKNKAALIWEGEPGDSRTLTYSQLHREVCQFANVLKQLGFKKGDRIGIYMPMIPEAAIAMLACARIGAPHSVVFGGFSAEALRDRLNDAEAKLVVTADGGWRKDAIVPLKEQVDKALADNAVPSVTDVLVVKRTGQKTQMEPGRDHWWHDLQKGVSADCPAEPMDSEDMLFVLYTSGSTGKPKGVVHTTGGYNLYSHITTKWIFDLQDTDVYWSTADVGWITGHSYIVYGPLSNGTTTIMYEGAPRGSNPGCFWDIIEKYGITIFYTAPTAIRAFIKMGEHHPRKRNLSSLRLLGSVGEPINPEAWMWYHKIIGGERCPIVDTWWQTETGGIMITPLPGAIPTKPGSATLPFPGIIADIVDLEGNSVPENEGGYLAVRHPWPGMMRTVYGDPDRFRRTYWEHIPPKDGNYTYFAGDGARKDEHGYFWVMGRVDDVLNVSGHRLGTMELESALVSHPAVAEAAVVGKPDELKGEIVIAFVTLEGTYQASEELSKELKKHVVQEIGAIARPGEIRFTDALPKTRSGKIMRRLLRNLAAGQQVSGDTSTLEDRSVLDKLREGA; encoded by the coding sequence ATGTTTCAACCGACTATAGAATCTATCCTACAGGAAAACCGACTTTTTCATCCCTCTAGTAATTTTTCGCAACAGGCTAATATCAAAAGTCTGGAAGAATATCAGCGGATTTATGATCAAGCTAAGGCTGATCCACAGGCTTTTTGGGCAAAATTAGCGGAAACGGAGTTAGATTGGTTTCAAAAATGGGATATTGTGCTAGATTGGCAACCTCCTTTTGCGAAGTGGTTTGTGGGTGGTAAGATTAATATCTCTTACAATTGTCTTGACAGACATCTGACTACTTGGCGGAAAAATAAGGCTGCTTTGATTTGGGAAGGTGAACCGGGAGATTCCCGCACGCTAACATACTCCCAATTGCATCGAGAAGTTTGCCAGTTTGCCAATGTACTGAAACAGTTGGGGTTCAAAAAAGGTGATCGCATTGGTATTTATATGCCGATGATTCCCGAAGCTGCTATTGCGATGTTAGCCTGTGCGAGAATTGGCGCACCCCATAGCGTTGTCTTTGGTGGGTTTAGTGCGGAGGCTTTGCGCGATCGCCTTAACGATGCTGAGGCTAAATTAGTAGTAACAGCAGATGGTGGTTGGCGTAAAGATGCGATCGTTCCCCTGAAAGAACAGGTAGATAAAGCCTTAGCTGATAACGCAGTTCCCAGCGTCACAGATGTGCTGGTGGTAAAACGCACAGGTCAAAAAACCCAGATGGAACCAGGACGGGATCACTGGTGGCATGATTTACAAAAAGGTGTCTCCGCAGATTGTCCCGCCGAACCAATGGACAGCGAAGATATGCTGTTTGTCCTTTATACTTCTGGCAGTACTGGTAAACCCAAGGGTGTTGTCCATACAACTGGTGGTTATAACTTATACAGCCATATTACCACAAAATGGATTTTTGACCTCCAGGACACAGATGTATATTGGTCTACTGCTGATGTAGGTTGGATTACAGGACATAGCTATATTGTTTATGGACCCCTTTCCAATGGTACAACCACTATTATGTATGAAGGTGCGCCCCGTGGTTCTAATCCTGGTTGCTTCTGGGATATAATTGAAAAATACGGCATAACTATCTTTTATACCGCACCGACAGCCATCCGCGCCTTTATTAAGATGGGTGAACACCATCCGAGAAAACGCAATCTTTCTTCCTTACGTTTACTGGGAAGTGTCGGTGAACCTATTAACCCAGAAGCTTGGATGTGGTATCACAAAATCATTGGTGGTGAACGCTGCCCTATTGTTGATACTTGGTGGCAAACGGAAACTGGTGGTATTATGATTACACCCTTACCTGGTGCAATTCCCACTAAACCAGGTTCAGCGACTTTGCCTTTCCCTGGGATTATTGCAGATATCGTGGATTTAGAAGGTAATTCTGTCCCAGAAAATGAAGGTGGTTATTTAGCGGTTCGTCATCCTTGGCCGGGAATGATGCGGACTGTTTACGGTGATCCTGATCGCTTTCGTCGGACTTATTGGGAACATATTCCCCCCAAAGATGGTAACTATACGTACTTTGCTGGTGATGGTGCAAGAAAGGATGAGCATGGCTATTTCTGGGTGATGGGGCGTGTGGATGATGTGCTGAATGTCTCTGGACACCGCCTGGGAACGATGGAATTAGAATCTGCGTTGGTATCTCATCCAGCGGTGGCTGAGGCTGCGGTGGTAGGTAAACCTGATGAGTTAAAGGGTGAGATAGTTATAGCTTTTGTGACCTTAGAGGGTACTTATCAAGCCAGTGAGGAGTTGAGTAAGGAACTGAAGAAGCACGTTGTTCAAGAAATTGGTGCGATCGCACGTCCTGGTGAAATTAGGTTTACTGATGCCTTACCGAAAACCCGTTCTGGTAAAATTATGCGCCGTTTATTGCGGAATTTAGCCGCAGGTCAGCAGGTATCGGGGGATACTTCGACTTTGGAAGACCGCAGTGTTTTGGATAAGTTGCGGGAAGGTGCATAA